Proteins found in one Venturia canescens isolate UGA chromosome 6, ASM1945775v1, whole genome shotgun sequence genomic segment:
- the spag gene encoding RNA polymerase II-associated protein 3: MELNKSILLQKQVRDNSEDLQSEFLDLKNWEEQMKKADAEIRNERIEQTLPPVRRKKKASKESSKPQLKENNAKPKRIKSSDYSAWDKFDVNKACEELDKNDTDDEGEEPLSKEELEKNHAEATEHKITGNNFVKKSQWVNAAACYSTAIKIFPYDAVFFANRALCHLKMDNLHMAEADCTAAIELDEFYVKAYHRRATARISLKQYDEAAQDIKKMLELEPSNKEAKTMLARVNKSIGNSKPLIMSSTRTEIKESESKKEEVSSKTVNDQETKRPDVKEMTRKEIDGEVAGNKFERIGKTGNEVKIETSLTFPKWLPEIPENIEIVKAITKPPHQRSKKPLRTVLIEEIEFGPSRIVQDELNEQPKNSTSDTKKKENPSCRLSEPECTEISVPEAPKTAVQFLLTWRKNKSTEFRYKYLKKIAVERIPMIFQDSMESNTFSEILQVLRLEFIKQNDPVLDYLKYLSQVKRFRTLTMFMQKTDKEDVRALLDYSKILEDPPDDIIKDLLDRYEI; the protein is encoded by the exons atggaattgaACAAGTCGATTTTGCTTCAAAAGCAAGTACGTGACAATTCGGAGGATCTTCAGAGTGAATTTTTAGACCTGAAAAATTGGGAagaacagatgaaaaaagctGATGCAGAAATTCGTAATGAACGAATTGAACAA ACTCTTCCACCAGtcaggagaaagaaaaaagcatccaagGAATCATCGAAGCCACAACTCAAAGAAAATAATGCAAAGCCAAAGCGTATTAAATCTTCTGATTATTCAGCCTGGGATAAATTTGATGTT aACAAAGCTTGCGAAGAATTGGATAAAAATGATACAGATGACGAGGGTGAGGAACCGTTGTCCAAAGAAgaattggagaaaaaccatgcGGAAGCCACAGAGCATAAAATAACTGGAAATAATTTTGTGAAGAAGTCACAATGGGTGAATGCTGCAGCCTGTTATAGCACAGCCATTAAAATATTTCCCTATGACGCTGTTTTCTTTGCTAATCGTGCTCTTTGCCATTTGAAAATGGATAA tttGCACATGGCTGAAGCTGATTGTACAGCTGCCATTGAGTTGGACGAATTTTACGTGAAAGCCTATCACAGACGAGCCACAGCAAGAATTTCCCTCAAACAGTATGATGAAGCGGCTcaagacataaaaaaaatgttggaattgGAACCATCTAATAAAGAAGCTAAAACCATGCTAGCTCGAGTCAACAAATCGATTGGAAATTCAAAA cCTCTGATAATGAGTAGTACTCGCACTGAAATTAAAGAATCCGAAAGTAAGAAAGAAGAAGTGTCAAGCAAAACTGTAAATGATCAGGAGACAAAACGACCAGACGTCAAAGAAATGACTCGTAAGGAAATTGATGGTGAAGTAGCAGGGAATAAATTTGAACGGATTGGAAAAACGGGaaatgaagtaaaaattgagacATCCCTGACATTTCCGAAATGGCTACCGGAAATTCCAGAGAACATTGAAATTGTCAAGGCTATAACAAAGCCTCCGCACCAAAGATCGAAG AAACCATTGAGAACGGTGTTGATCGAAGAAATCGAGTTCGGCCCATCGCGTATCGTCCAAGACGAATTGAACGAGCAGCCGAAAAACTCGACAAGCGAtacaaagaagaaagaaaatccaTCATGCAGATTATCGGAGCCCGAATGCACGGAAATTTCTGTACCGGAAGCTCCGAAAACAGCCGTGCAATTTTTATTGACATGGCGAAAAAATAAGTCGACGGAATTCAGATACAAATACCTAAAG AAAATTGCTGTGGAACGAATACCAATGATTTTCCAAGACTCGATGGAGTCCAACACATTCAGTGAAATACTACAAGTCCTCAGacttgaatttattaaacaaaaTGATCCAGTTCTCgattatttaaaatatttgagCCAAGTCAAACGATTTAGAACTCTGACGATGTTTATGCAAAAAACTGATAAAGAAg ATGTTCGAGCACTTTTGGATTACAGTAAAATCCTCGAAGACCCACCAGATGATATTATAAAAGATCTCCTCGACAGATATGAGATTTAA
- the LOC122412850 gene encoding bestrophin-4-like: protein MTVSYQYEVASSTSGGFTRLLFMWRGSLYKLIYRELLLFLALFAAISTIYRYVLTKPHKRKFEQIVVWCDTFISLIPLSFVLGFYVAYVAARWWQQYIAIPWPDKVMHLVALYVTGNDEYGRMLRRALMRYLNLSLILVLRSISSAVKRRFPTLDHVVDYGFMTSLELELFQSVPSLEFNTYWIPCTWFINLLKEARRSHRLPDAQGLKIIMEEFNDFRSKCGLLWSYDWVSIPLVYTQVVTLATYSFFVVALVGRQYIEGAKKPFQMEVDAYLPIFTILQFFFYMGLLKVAEQLINPFGDDDEDFELNWLIDRHTKVSYLGVDTLMNRCPPLVKDIFYDAENVTLPYTEAAAAYKRKTYRGSVANMTVPEEKQTMFLPDITEEEEDSKASTTPRTSTASAVHFHESPMNGRRQISESPSATHARIGRNVTETIVELDLQEINEEIAQADRRAITEAMKITPAGRSSRNSTPRLDQNRKPFFTGPKAARVNLQPWPSATNLLRLATNQHQQQTAAEATASCTKKDKEPEHEASERRGSTTPSKRPPLISISRYDPSQDDGDDTETEEEEVDEEEAASETRSGAFINSAFSQEHIPAAEAESPPACRCYDDNCANKPDDRSDLCQFQCLHNESCRHEREPIDEPPELEPGQTTPRRRRLNSCPKLLMRRQSSTGSRKKWISWKRSQDEDSAVRRKTVDSVPSARKIIPQTSSSPELKSWPLSDPSSDSAAHPPKSDLCPPETKNPDDEQTDFSPNTSDAQ, encoded by the exons ATGACGGTCTCTTATCAATACGAAGTAGCGAGCTCGACGAGCGGTGGATTTACGAGGCTGCTCTTTATGTGGCGTGGCTCGCTCTACAAACTCATCTATCGCGAACTCCTCCTCTTTTTAGCTCTATTCGCAGCCATTTCAACGATCTACCGTTACGTTCTGACGAAACCGCACAAAAG aaaaTTCGAGCAAATCGTCGTTTGGTGCGATACCTTCATCAGCCTTATACCGCTGAGCTTCGTCCTCGGATTTTACGTCGCTTACGTCGCCGCGAGATGGTGGCAACAGTACATCGCTATTCCGTGGCCCGATAA AGTGATGCATCTCGTCGCTTTGTACGTCACCGGAAATGACGAGTACGGTAGAATGCTGCGACGAGCACTTATGAGATATCTAAATCTGTCCCTCATCCTTGTGCTGCGTTCGATAAGTTCAGCTGTCAAGAGACGCTTCCCGACCCTCGACCACGTCGTTGACTACG GCTTTATGACTTCCCTCGAACTGGAGCTGTTCCAATCGGTGCCCAGCCTCGAATTCAATACTTACTGGATTCCCTGCACGTGGTTCATCAACCTGTTGAAAGAGGCACGACGCAGTCATCGACTCCCGGACGCTCAGGGGCTCAAGATCATCATGGAG GAATTCAACGACTTTCGCTCAAAATGCGGACTTTTGTGGAGCTACGATTGGGTCTCCATACCCCTCGTTTATACTCAAGTCGTTACCTTAGCGACGTACAGTTTTTTCGTCGTTGCACTCGTCGGGAGACAATACATCGAGGGTGCCAAGAAGCCATTTCAAATGGAGGTCGATGCTTATTTGCCTATATTTACCATTCTACAGTTCTTTTTCTACATGGGATTATTGAAG gtTGCTGAACAATTGATAAATCCGTttggcgacgacgacgaggatttCGAGCTCAACTGGCTAATCGACCGTCACACGAAG GTATCGTATCTCGGAGTCGACACTCTGATGAACAGGTGTCCACCGCTGGTGAAAGACATTTTCTACGACGCCGAGAACGTAACATTGCCATACACGGAAGCCGCGGCGGCCTACAAGAGGAAAACTTATCGCGGAAGCGTAGCAAATATGAC CGTACCGGAAGAGAAGCAAACGATGTTTCTTCCGGATATAacggaggaggaagaggactCGAAGGCATCGACGACTCCTCGGACTTCGACCGCGAGTGCGGTCCATTTCCATGAAAGTCCGATGAACGGCAGGCG CCAGATTAGCGAGTCCCCTTCGGCAACTCATGCGAGAATCGGTCGAAACGTTACTGAAACAATTGTTGAGCTCGATCTTCAAGAGATCAATGAAGAGATCGCGCAAGCGGACAGACGCGCGATAACGGAAGCGATGAAGATAACACCGGCGGGACGTTCCTCGAGGAATTCGACCCCGCGATTGGACCAAAACAGGAAGCCATTTTTCACGGGGCCGAAGGCAGCCCGGGTGAATTTGCAGCCCTGGCCGAGCGCGACGAACCTCTTACGATTGGCCACTAATCAGCACCAACAACAAACAGCCGCGGAAGCAACAGCTTCTTGCACGAAAAAAGATAAGGAGCCGGAGCACGAAGCTTCCGAAAGAAGAGGTTCTACGACGCCCTCGAAGAGGCCACCCTTGATCAGCATCAGTCGTTACGATCCGTCCCAGGATGACGGAGACGACACCGAAACGGAAGAGGAAGAAGTAGACGAGGAAGAAGCGGCGAGTGAAACGCGCAGCGGAGCTTTCATAAATTCAGCTTTTTCCCAAGAACACATCCCCGCGGCTGAGGCCGAATCGCCACCGGCTTGTCGATGTTATGACGACAACTGTGCCAATAAGCCTGACGACCGTTCCGACCTTTGTCAATTCCAGTGCCTTCACAACGAGAGCTGCAGGCACGAGCGAGAACCAATCGACGAACCGCCGGAGCTGGAACCCGGGCAAACGACACCGCGACGACGCCGGCTCAACAGTTGCCCCAAATTGTTGATGCGTCGCCAAAGCTCAACTGGCAGTCGCAAAAAGTGGATAAGCTGGAAACGCTCCCAAGACGAAGACTCTGCCGTTAGACGAAAAACCGTCGACTCGGTACCTTCCGCTAGGAAAATAATCCCCCAAACCAGCAGTTCCCCCGAACTCAAAAGCTGGCCCCTGTCCGACCCGAGCAGCGACAGCGCCGCGCATCCACCCAAAAGTGACCTTTGCCCACCCGAGACCAAAAATCCCGATGATGAGCAAACAGATTTTTCTCCCAATACTTCAGATGCACAGTGA